Within the Micromonospora citrea genome, the region CAGCATGAACCCGGCCTCGATAGCGATGGCCGTCGCCCCCCACAGGGTGGCGTCCGGGTTCGCCAGGTGGATCGCGCCGAACACGACGCCGGTCAGGGCGAGAGCGATCCAGGTGCCCGTACGCTCCTCGATGATGCGGAACAGCACCCCCCGGAACAGCAACTCCTCGGTGACCGCGGCAGCCGCCATGAGCCCGAGCAGACCCAGCGCTCCCGTCGGCGAGCCCCAGCCCTCGACGTGGTAGCCGCCCAGGAACGCGATGTTGGCGACGACGGCCGCGAACATGGCGAAGCCGATGAGCGTCCCTCGGCCCAGCTTCCCGTCCCAGCCGTCCTGGCCGAGCTCGGTCGGCGCACGGCGCTCGGTGCGCCGCACGACCCACCGGTAGACGACCACACCCAGCACCGCCGTCACAGCGCCGATCATCAAGGTGAGGAAGAAATTGCCCTCGACGGCGGCGACGCCCTGCCCGCCGACGAGGGCGACGGCGGCGACGGCGAGAAGCTGTTTGACGAGGCGCATGATGACTCCTTCGCAGACCGCGACCGGAGCGCCGCGGACACAACGAAACCTATGGAGTTCCGCCGCCACAATCGTCACCGTGAGGTGGACACCTGCGGGTAGCTCGCACGGGGGACAAGACCCTCCGGAGTCCGGCCACCCGGTCGAGGGCTAGCTCGATGGCGCCCTCCTCACCAGGCGCAACGCCCGATGGATCAGCGGAAACACCGTAGGATCCAAGTTCCCGCCGAGCGGTCGGCCCGAGGATCCGGACCGGGTCCTGGCCGACGAGGCGTACACGTCGAGAGCGAACCGGCAGTATCTGCGCCGGCGCGGCGTCGGGTTCAGTTCCTGTTCAAGATGGACCACCTGCCAACCATCGCCTGCCGCGACGATCCCGAGCAAGGCCGACCAAGGCGCCCACCGGCTGGCCAAGGGCTCCAAGGGCGACCGGCCACCAGACTTCGACACGGACCCTGACGGCACCTCCCTACGGCAAGAATCGCAGTACAGAGGTGCCGTCAGCGGAACACCGCATCCCTGGCCGGCTTACTCCCACAGGAGTCGATCCAGACAGGTGGCTATGCCCAGGGGCGGGCTGTGAAGAGGGGCGAGCAGACGAATTCCGTCCAATGCCACCGACATCACAGATAGTTCCGAGCGTCCGTCAGGCCGCCGCAGGTGCCAACGTCTGTTCGATGACCTCCATGCCGTGGATCATGGCTGCTCCGATGGGCGTGGCGAGATCGTCGGGCAGGACGTCGTGTGTCCAGACCAGCCGGCAGCTGTGCTCGCCATCGGCGATGACCTGCATGGAGGCGTTGTCGTGGGCCGGACTCAGGGTGCCTCCGACAACTGCGTAGACGATCCGCCGAGCGTCGGGGTCCACGGAGACGAGCCGTTCGCGAGCCACGACCCCATCGGCGAACGTGACGATGCGGTGATCTCCGTCGAGGTGCGTGTCGACGACGTAGCCGGGTGCCATGCGGACGGGGCCCCCTTCGAAGTCGCCGATCACCTTCCAGACTTCGTCAGCGTTAGCTCCGATCACGATTTCCTTGCTGATTGACGCCATTTCTCCTACTCCTACGGACGCGGTATGGCAGCCGACCGGGACTCAGTCGCCGGCAGCCAGGCAGAACAGGTGCCCCTCGGGATCGGCGAGCACAACCCATTCGTCGCCACCGGGCTGGAACTCGGGCTTGGTCGCGCCGACGGCGAGCAGTTCCTTGACGGCGTGTTCGACGTCGGCAACCTTGAAGTCGAGGTGGGCGTGCTTCGCCGGGTCGGGCCAACTCGGCGGCTGATAGCCCTCGACGCGCTGGAATCCGAGCTGAATGGGGCCGCCGAGGTAGACGGTGTGCGCATCGCTGTATGTGGTCTCCCAGCCAGTTACCGTCCGGTAGAACTCGGCGAGCGATCCGGGTGCACGGCAGTCGATGACGACCGTCGTGAGCTGTGCAAGTGCGGGCATGTCGATAACTCCTTCGAGCCGCAGGTTCACGCACAGCTTCGTCCGGTCGACGCCCAGGGTCTTGAAGATCCTTGCAGGCGACGATGTCGGACCCTGGGTTTAGGTTCGATCGGTGCTCTCGTTCGTTGATCTTGCTGCTCGACCCGAGTTCACCGTGACCGCAGTGACGTGCCGAGACGACCACAGAAACTGGTCCACGGCGGAGTCGCACGACAGCTTCCGGGTCGTCATCGTGCGCCGGGGCAGTTTCAGCAGAAGAGCCGGCGGTGTCTGCACTGACCTCGACCCCACCGTCGCCTATCTCGCCGTACCCGGTGAGGAGGAGCGCTTCGCGCATCCTGCCGGCGGCGACGTCTGCACCTCGGTCACCCTCGCCCCGGCGCTGTGGCGATCCCTGGCAGGCGATGCGGAACGAGCGAAAACGTCGACTGTCTACATTGACGCCCAACTCGACCTGGCCCACCGGCGGATTCTCGGCGCCGCTCGCGTGGGCGACGTCGACTACGCGCTCACCGAAGAACTCCTGCGTCTGATCAATGCCGCGGTAACCCAAGCCGTTGCCGGCCCTGGCGGAGGCGGCGAGGCCGCTCATGGTGTGGACACCGCACTCGTCGCGGCAGCCCGTGACGCGATTCGTAATGACCATCCCGCCGCCCGTGGCCTACTGCCGCTGGCGGCGTTGCTCAACGCCTCGCCGTATCGGTTGAGCCGGGCCTTCACTCGACAACTCGGGGTGTCGCTAACCCGTTATCGCAACCGGGTGCGCGTCGCCCGGGCCCTCGATCGTCTGGAGGCAGGTGAGGCTCAGCTTGGCGTACTCGCCGCGGACCTCGGCTTCGCCGATCAGGCGCACCTGTGCCGCACCGTGCGTACCCACGTCGGCCACACGCCGACCGCGCTGCGCCGCCTGCTGACGCAAGCGCACCGGCCCTGATACCGCGAGGGCAGTAGGGGAAGCGGTTTCGGCTCGCGTTCGTTGGTCTTCCTGTGACGGATGTCGGTGTTGGCCTCCGGCACGCGGAGTTGGACCGGCTGCACGCATGGATCCGGCCTCGGTTTCGCCGGTCGGAGCCGCGGCGGCGGGTGCGTGACCGGGTGGGTCTGCTGGCCGTCGACGACACCGGGTCCCTGCCGCACGGGTGCGGCCTCCGGCGGAGCTCGAGTTACGACCCGACTGATGGGCTCGACCGACCCGATCACCATAGTCATCGATGCCAGCGGCATGGGGGCCGGCGCTGCTCTTCGCACTGAACGACCGGGAGTTCACGTCATCGTCGGCATGTGCCGTCGATGTCGTGTCCGGCGTCGGGCGCGGCGAACGCAAGCAGCCGGGCACCCTCGGTTTCGACCTCGTTGCACTCGGCCGCGCTCAGCGGACGGAACGGGTCGATGTCGAGCGTCACCCGCCGCTTGGCCCGACGAAGTTTCCACGCTCCGGCCACCTGCCCGTCCACCAGGAACGTGGCGCGCATCCCGTTGCGGGTCGTGATTCGTCTGCGGGCTTCCTCGGAGATCACGCGGGTGCGGTCGGCGTGGGAGGCCAGCAGGTTGTCGTACTCGGGCAGGAGGCGAACCGGCGCCCGAACGTCGGCGTGGGGACGTGGCCCGTCCGGAACGTCGAACAGTTCCGTCCCGTACTCGTTGCGGAAGACCGCGAGTCGGGGCCGCAGCTTCTCGAGGATGGGACGCAGTCGGGTGCGGCCGGCCCAGGTCTGCACGTCGTTGACCGAGGCGAGGTAGCGCAGCACGATGTGTTCCGGGTCGGCGGCGGGGGCGGGCTCGACGCCGGTCCAGGTGGCCGCGGTCGCGTACCGGGTGGCGCCGCCGATGCCCCAGACGGCGCGCGGCGGCACCTGAACCAGCGGCACCAGGTTGCGGACGACGGCGGCGAGCGCGCGGGGATCGCGGTCGGGCCACCGCCTCCGCAGCGATGCCCCGAGCTCGGCCGGGGTGAGGTGCCGTGCGCTGAGCAGGGCCTCGCCCGCCTCCGCCACGGCTTGCCGGTCCACCCCTGCCAACATCGTCTTGTGCGCGGTGTCGAGTTCCCGCTCGAGCGCCGGTTGTGCCCAGGGCCGCAGCGAGCGGTAGTCGGCGGTGGCGACCAGGTGGATGGTGCTGCGCATCAGCGCGACGCGGACCAGGCGGCGCTCAATCAACGCGTTCGCCAGACCGGTGGTGTCACTACTGCGCAGCCTGCTCCAGAGCCCGAAGTAGGGCGCGTACGGGGCCTGCGCCTGCAGCCCGACCAGGTGGGTGACGGCTTCCTCGATGGTCGTGTCGGCTCGTTCGAGCAGCATCTGGCGGGCCAGCAGGGACCGGCCCAGTTCTCGTTGTCGCAGTACCGGTGCCACTGCCCG harbors:
- a CDS encoding VOC family protein, which codes for MNLRLEGVIDMPALAQLTTVVIDCRAPGSLAEFYRTVTGWETTYSDAHTVYLGGPIQLGFQRVEGYQPPSWPDPAKHAHLDFKVADVEHAVKELLAVGATKPEFQPGGDEWVVLADPEGHLFCLAAGD
- a CDS encoding winged helix DNA-binding domain-containing protein, whose product is MAPVLRQRELGRSLLARQMLLERADTTIEEAVTHLVGLQAQAPYAPYFGLWSRLRSSDTTGLANALIERRLVRVALMRSTIHLVATADYRSLRPWAQPALERELDTAHKTMLAGVDRQAVAEAGEALLSARHLTPAELGASLRRRWPDRDPRALAAVVRNLVPLVQVPPRAVWGIGGATRYATAATWTGVEPAPAADPEHIVLRYLASVNDVQTWAGRTRLRPILEKLRPRLAVFRNEYGTELFDVPDGPRPHADVRAPVRLLPEYDNLLASHADRTRVISEEARRRITTRNGMRATFLVDGQVAGAWKLRRAKRRVTLDIDPFRPLSAAECNEVETEGARLLAFAAPDAGHDIDGTCRR
- a CDS encoding CPBP family intramembrane glutamic endopeptidase: MRLVKQLLAVAAVALVGGQGVAAVEGNFFLTLMIGAVTAVLGVVVYRWVVRRTERRAPTELGQDGWDGKLGRGTLIGFAMFAAVVANIAFLGGYHVEGWGSPTGALGLLGLMAAAAVTEELLFRGVLFRIIEERTGTWIALALTGVVFGAIHLANPDATLWGATAIAIEAGFMLAACYAATRNLWVPIGLHFGWNFAAGGIFSVVVSGNGESKGLLEASTSGPVALSGGAFGPEGSLYAVLAGVVLTVVFLWLAKRRGHIVPRPTAQATATATVTQ
- a CDS encoding SRPBCC family protein, translating into MASISKEIVIGANADEVWKVIGDFEGGPVRMAPGYVVDTHLDGDHRIVTFADGVVARERLVSVDPDARRIVYAVVGGTLSPAHDNASMQVIADGEHSCRLVWTHDVLPDDLATPIGAAMIHGMEVIEQTLAPAAA
- a CDS encoding helix-turn-helix domain-containing protein; translated protein: MLSFVDLAARPEFTVTAVTCRDDHRNWSTAESHDSFRVVIVRRGSFSRRAGGVCTDLDPTVAYLAVPGEEERFAHPAGGDVCTSVTLAPALWRSLAGDAERAKTSTVYIDAQLDLAHRRILGAARVGDVDYALTEELLRLINAAVTQAVAGPGGGGEAAHGVDTALVAAARDAIRNDHPAARGLLPLAALLNASPYRLSRAFTRQLGVSLTRYRNRVRVARALDRLEAGEAQLGVLAADLGFADQAHLCRTVRTHVGHTPTALRRLLTQAHRP